Proteins encoded in a region of the Anoxybacillus amylolyticus genome:
- a CDS encoding BLOC-1 subunit 2 family protein yields MVEQLLYEILHEVKATREKVESLEKRVEAVEQKVETLEKEVSSLRQQVQALDGKVQALDGKVQALDGKVQALDRKVQALDEKVQTLDEKVQALDEKVQLLDERTLETKAICEAVRHGQEVLAAKYDALALDVHKMQGNITHLTNILEEKVLPALTDHESSIQVLNNRVFKVESTLQKLVHL; encoded by the coding sequence ATGGTAGAACAGTTGCTATACGAAATTCTCCATGAAGTAAAAGCAACACGAGAAAAAGTCGAATCGCTGGAAAAACGAGTAGAAGCAGTCGAGCAAAAGGTAGAAACTCTTGAAAAAGAAGTGTCTTCTTTACGTCAACAAGTCCAAGCACTCGATGGGAAAGTCCAAGCACTCGATGGGAAAGTCCAAGCACTCGATGGGAAAGTCCAAGCACTCGACAGAAAAGTGCAAGCGCTCGACGAAAAAGTGCAAACGCTCGACGAAAAAGTGCAAGCGCTCGACGAAAAAGTACAGCTGCTTGACGAACGAACACTCGAAACGAAAGCGATTTGTGAAGCGGTTCGTCACGGTCAAGAGGTGCTCGCCGCAAAATACGACGCACTCGCACTCGATGTCCACAAAATGCAAGGAAACATCACCCACTTAACCAACATACTAGAAGAGAAAGTACTCCCTGCCCTCACCGACCACGAATCGAGCATTCAAGTATTAAACAATCGTGTATTTAAAGTAGAAAGCACCTTGCAAAAGCTTGTTCATCTGTGA
- a CDS encoding GNAT family N-acetyltransferase yields MKLEYLINYIVRIANLEYERSGLITSAMVLTEEDIRRELHKWIVYFGGSEAVGCVRLSLNECDFSVAYLSVLPEFRRQGIGTKLYQIAEQKAIEQGGCVGWVMLRKDLEVNQKFFEKMGYKFHSVADPQGIYLYYKKAVKT; encoded by the coding sequence TTGAAATTGGAATATTTGATCAATTACATTGTTAGAATAGCAAATCTGGAATATGAACGATCGGGGTTAATTACCTCAGCAATGGTTTTGACAGAAGAGGACATTAGAAGAGAGTTACATAAATGGATCGTCTATTTTGGAGGGTCAGAAGCAGTGGGATGTGTACGATTATCTTTGAACGAGTGTGATTTTAGTGTTGCATATCTTTCTGTATTACCAGAGTTTAGACGACAGGGAATCGGCACAAAACTGTATCAAATAGCAGAACAAAAAGCAATTGAACAAGGCGGATGCGTCGGCTGGGTAATGCTTCGCAAGGATCTGGAAGTTAACCAGAAGTTTTTTGAAAAGATGGGATATAAGTTTCACAGTGTAGCGGATCCTCAAGGAATATATTTATATTATAAGAAAGCGGTGAAGACTTAA
- a CDS encoding TIGR02679 family protein: MNRLDEAVQFFRGERPFHRLFCEMKKKYESLGRIGGTISVSYFSAEETEAIASFFGKEMNRVSLAAFEQQLANTRFGDVSLIELLEHYFGEPLVTKKEQQQEIEREKEAYFARLMNTYRAQRDWLMAVEKQRFVQLAYQQNRQALESAISSVCRALEQLPSAYVRLPVFAQQMANDPHAFDLHTLAGKLLLSALQFYAEKEYDLSSVEEVNELLQSYHLLREDVLNFVTCAGVMAETEKGRHLVFAAACETNTALNVPLREVMPLARAYPSIGNSVFVVENAGVFSTLLDTNVPLISTNGQLNLATMWLLDLLVKEGKTLYYSGDFDPEGLKMAQRLVDRYGSSVRLWHYHRSDYLATKPTVSLSDERLAKLQSVTLRDLQPLKQEMLRLKKAGYQEALVEALRMEVEGG, translated from the coding sequence TTGAACCGATTAGATGAAGCGGTGCAATTTTTTCGCGGTGAACGTCCGTTTCACCGCCTTTTTTGCGAAATGAAAAAGAAATACGAGTCGCTTGGTCGCATTGGCGGGACGATTTCCGTTTCGTATTTTTCGGCGGAAGAAACGGAAGCGATTGCGTCGTTTTTTGGCAAGGAAATGAACCGCGTATCGCTTGCGGCGTTTGAACAACAGCTTGCGAATACACGGTTTGGTGATGTTTCGCTAATCGAACTATTAGAGCATTATTTTGGCGAGCCGCTTGTGACGAAAAAAGAGCAACAACAAGAAATAGAGCGGGAAAAAGAAGCATACTTTGCGCGGCTAATGAATACGTATCGAGCACAGCGCGATTGGCTGATGGCGGTAGAGAAGCAACGGTTTGTGCAATTAGCGTACCAACAAAACCGCCAAGCGTTAGAGTCGGCAATTTCTTCCGTTTGTCGTGCGCTTGAACAGCTCCCGTCCGCATACGTTCGCCTTCCAGTGTTTGCGCAACAAATGGCGAACGATCCACATGCGTTTGATTTGCATACGCTTGCAGGGAAGTTATTGCTTTCAGCGTTGCAATTTTACGCGGAAAAAGAATATGACCTTTCATCGGTTGAAGAGGTGAACGAACTATTGCAATCGTATCACCTTTTGCGGGAAGATGTGTTGAACTTTGTGACATGTGCTGGTGTGATGGCAGAAACAGAAAAGGGACGCCACCTTGTTTTTGCTGCTGCATGCGAAACGAATACGGCGCTGAATGTGCCGCTAAGGGAAGTGATGCCATTGGCGCGGGCGTATCCGTCCATTGGCAACTCTGTCTTTGTCGTCGAAAATGCGGGCGTGTTTTCGACGCTCTTGGATACGAACGTACCGCTCATTAGCACAAACGGTCAGCTAAATTTAGCGACGATGTGGTTGCTTGATTTGCTTGTCAAAGAAGGAAAGACTCTTTATTATTCGGGTGATTTTGACCCGGAAGGATTAAAAATGGCTCAGCGTCTTGTCGATCGGTACGGTTCATCTGTTCGGCTTTGGCATTATCACCGTTCCGATTACTTGGCGACAAAACCAACCGTTTCGCTATCAGATGAACGGTTGGCGAAATTACAATCGGTTACGCTTCGTGACCTGCAGCCGCTAAAACAAGAAATGTTGCGGCTGAAAAAGGCAGGATATCAAGAAGCGCTTGTGGAAGCGTTGAGGATGGAGGTGGAGGGGGGTTAA
- the tnpA gene encoding IS66 family insertion sequence element accessory protein TnpA: MADYRASGLTQAKWCERNRLKVHQLKYWLKRLEGSNATPNPSTKWASVVMADPSIHEEDSIQVKIGECSIEVKQGFNPSLFADVVKVLKTLC, from the coding sequence ATTGCTGATTACAGGGCGAGTGGTCTCACCCAAGCAAAATGGTGTGAAAGGAATAGGTTAAAGGTTCACCAGCTGAAGTACTGGCTCAAACGGCTCGAAGGTTCCAACGCTACACCAAATCCCTCTACAAAATGGGCATCCGTTGTGATGGCAGATCCATCGATCCATGAAGAGGATTCCATCCAAGTAAAAATCGGCGAATGTTCGATCGAGGTGAAGCAAGGGTTTAACCCTTCGCTTTTTGCCGATGTGGTGAAGGTGTTGAAAACGTTATGTTAA
- the tnpB gene encoding IS66 family insertion sequence element accessory protein TnpB (TnpB, as the term is used for proteins encoded by IS66 family insertion elements, is considered an accessory protein, since TnpC, encoded by a neighboring gene, is a DDE family transposase.) has product MLNAATVTHVYLARGSTDLRKSIDGLAAIVQEAFQLDPFSSTLFVFCNRGRDKLKILHWDHNGFWLYYRRLERGTFDWPSEHSSEPLQISPRQLRWLLDGLSLNQKQAHSAVTAKKVI; this is encoded by the coding sequence ATGTTAAATGCGGCCACGGTGACCCATGTGTACCTCGCCCGAGGGAGTACAGATTTGCGAAAATCCATCGACGGGTTGGCAGCCATCGTCCAAGAAGCATTCCAGCTTGATCCCTTTTCTTCTACCCTTTTTGTGTTCTGCAATCGTGGACGGGATAAATTGAAAATTCTTCATTGGGATCATAACGGATTTTGGCTATATTATCGCCGACTGGAACGTGGAACGTTTGATTGGCCTTCGGAGCACAGCTCGGAACCTTTACAAATTAGTCCACGCCAATTACGCTGGCTGCTCGATGGACTATCATTGAACCAGAAACAAGCCCATTCGGCAGTAACCGCAAAGAAAGTTATTTAA
- a CDS encoding ABC transporter permease produces the protein MRRMKWGNVYLIFVFIILYTPIFYLLFYSFNSGGTMHHFKGFTLEWYREVFHDTRLLLIVLNTLIVALFSSLISTVFGVIGALAIYYVKSWRVKQALLTLNNVLIVSPDVIIGASFLILFTLAGIQLGFVSVLLSHIAFSVPIVVLMVLPKLQEMSPTWVDAARDLGANEWHILTRVVLPFITPGIFAGFFMALTYSLDDFAVTFFVTGNGFSTLSVEIYSRARQGISLSINALSTLLFLLTVVLVAGYYWISRKGSRLYGMWKK, from the coding sequence ATGCGGCGGATGAAATGGGGAAATGTGTATTTAATTTTTGTCTTTATCATCTTGTACACGCCGATTTTTTATTTGCTGTTTTATTCGTTCAACAGCGGCGGGACGATGCACCATTTTAAGGGCTTTACACTGGAATGGTATCGAGAAGTGTTTCACGATACACGCTTATTGCTGATCGTATTAAATACGCTTATCGTCGCACTATTTTCGTCGCTTATTTCGACCGTTTTCGGCGTCATTGGTGCACTAGCGATTTATTACGTGAAAAGTTGGCGCGTAAAACAAGCGCTATTGACGTTGAATAACGTCCTCATTGTAAGCCCAGACGTCATTATTGGGGCATCGTTCTTAATTTTGTTTACGCTCGCTGGCATTCAGCTTGGGTTTGTGTCAGTGCTATTGTCACACATCGCTTTTAGTGTGCCGATCGTTGTGTTGATGGTGTTGCCGAAGCTGCAAGAAATGAGCCCGACGTGGGTGGATGCGGCGCGTGATTTAGGAGCGAATGAGTGGCATATTTTAACGAGAGTCGTCTTGCCGTTTATTACCCCAGGCATTTTCGCGGGGTTTTTTATGGCATTGACGTATTCTTTAGATGATTTTGCGGTAACGTTTTTTGTGACTGGAAACGGATTTTCGACGTTGTCTGTCGAAATTTATTCGCGGGCGCGGCAAGGTATTTCTTTATCGATTAACGCGCTGTCAACGTTGTTATTTTTACTGACGGTCGTTCTTGTCGCCGGCTACTATTGGATTAGCCGAAAAGGCAGTCGTTTGTATGGGATGTGGAAAAAATGA
- a CDS encoding ArsR/SmtB family transcription factor, with amino-acid sequence MGQKAIEVFRSCIPLFQALSDPHRQDIVLLLAEHDKLTVNEITERSSLSRPAISHHLKILRDQGLVSVEQKGTLRYYVLSIEKAVELLKDLIHAVENECL; translated from the coding sequence ATGGGACAAAAAGCGATCGAGGTGTTTCGATCGTGTATACCATTATTTCAAGCGTTAAGCGATCCTCATCGACAAGATATTGTATTGCTGCTTGCGGAACACGATAAGCTAACAGTCAATGAAATTACGGAACGGTCAAGTTTATCGCGTCCAGCGATTTCCCACCATTTAAAAATTTTGCGCGACCAAGGATTAGTGTCGGTAGAACAAAAAGGGACATTGCGATACTATGTATTATCTATCGAAAAAGCTGTTGAATTATTGAAAGATTTAATTCATGCTGTCGAGAATGAGTGCCTTTAG
- the tnpC gene encoding IS66 family transposase: protein MLEKQNAELQAKLKKQQELEAKVKWYEEQLRLLQHKRFGVSSEKIHPGQLELFNEVENESNLELPEPTLESIRYQRRRKTRGHREAMLENLPVETVEYRLSDEEQVCSCCGGTLHEMSTEVRQELVYIPAELKVVKHVQYVYSCRHCEHHEIETPIQTAPRPKSVIPGSLASPSILAHIMTQKYVEGLPLYRQEKQFQRMGMPLSRQTFANWMVKGAERWLSVLYHRMHEHLLELDIIHADETTLQVLQEPGRPATSTSYLWQYQTGIEGPPIILYDYQETRAGENPKNFLNGFQGYLQVDGYAGYHQVPNVTLVGCWAHARRGFTDALKSMPANSVAPVTATEGLNFCNQLFAVERKLKKLDPKDRYEERLKQSKPILDAFLSWLQKQKQHVLPKSALGKAVAYCLNQWDKLVAFLEDGRLEIDNNRSERSIKSVVIGRKNWLFANTPQGARASAIIYSIVETAKANQLHPYYYLRYLFEKLPNMDLSDKNALDQMLPWSTTLPVSCIAFQQLTK from the coding sequence ATGCTAGAAAAGCAAAATGCAGAATTACAGGCGAAACTAAAAAAGCAACAGGAGTTGGAAGCGAAAGTAAAATGGTATGAAGAACAGCTTCGCCTTCTGCAGCACAAACGCTTTGGCGTTTCAAGTGAAAAAATCCATCCTGGTCAATTGGAACTATTCAACGAGGTAGAAAACGAATCGAACCTTGAGTTGCCGGAACCTACGTTGGAGTCCATTCGTTATCAGCGCCGTCGGAAAACACGCGGTCACCGCGAAGCGATGCTGGAAAACCTGCCGGTCGAAACGGTCGAATACCGTTTATCCGATGAAGAGCAGGTCTGTTCGTGTTGCGGTGGAACGCTACATGAAATGAGTACGGAAGTACGCCAAGAACTTGTCTATATTCCTGCGGAATTAAAAGTAGTGAAACACGTGCAATATGTCTATTCTTGTCGCCATTGTGAGCACCATGAGATCGAAACACCTATTCAAACAGCGCCTAGACCGAAATCCGTCATTCCGGGCAGTCTTGCCTCTCCTTCTATTTTGGCACATATTATGACGCAAAAATATGTAGAGGGACTCCCGTTATATCGCCAAGAAAAACAGTTTCAACGAATGGGCATGCCTCTTTCTCGACAAACCTTTGCCAATTGGATGGTAAAAGGAGCGGAACGATGGCTGAGTGTGCTGTATCATCGGATGCACGAACATCTTCTGGAGCTGGATATTATTCATGCCGATGAAACCACCCTTCAGGTTCTTCAGGAACCTGGAAGACCGGCTACTTCTACCTCCTATTTATGGCAGTATCAGACAGGAATAGAAGGGCCGCCTATCATCCTTTATGATTATCAGGAAACGAGAGCAGGGGAAAACCCAAAGAATTTCCTGAACGGTTTTCAAGGCTATTTGCAGGTGGATGGATACGCAGGATACCATCAAGTGCCAAACGTAACCTTGGTTGGTTGTTGGGCTCATGCGCGTAGAGGATTTACAGACGCCCTAAAATCCATGCCTGCCAATAGCGTGGCACCAGTGACCGCAACGGAAGGTCTGAATTTCTGTAATCAGCTGTTTGCGGTGGAACGTAAATTAAAAAAATTAGATCCTAAAGATCGGTATGAAGAACGTCTAAAGCAAAGCAAGCCTATCTTAGACGCTTTTTTGTCATGGCTGCAAAAGCAAAAACAGCACGTGTTGCCAAAGAGCGCATTAGGAAAAGCCGTTGCGTATTGTCTGAACCAATGGGATAAATTAGTGGCCTTTTTAGAGGATGGGCGACTGGAGATCGATAATAATCGCAGCGAACGCTCGATCAAATCGGTGGTCATCGGAAGGAAAAATTGGCTTTTCGCTAATACACCACAAGGTGCACGGGCAAGTGCCATCATCTACAGCATAGTGGAGACAGCGAAAGCGAATCAATTACATCCATATTATTACCTTCGCTATCTTTTTGAGAAGCTTCCCAATATGGATTTGTCAGACAAGAACGCATTGGATCAAATGCTTCCTTGGTCAACCACACTCCCTGTTTCATGTATTGCTTTTCAGCAGCTAACTAAATAA
- a CDS encoding class I SAM-dependent methyltransferase, giving the protein MDLKNYWDLQPDESKKWQENRYKRFGFVWGDEPGPTAKMAARLFAEKGCKNILVAGCGYGRECVYFHEKGFKVTGIDLSEEGIKLAKHWSQEKKLDIDFYVDSVLDMKHPNDGYDAVFSHKVFHQFRYEDRKKSKRQTLPT; this is encoded by the coding sequence ATGGACTTGAAGAATTATTGGGACTTGCAACCTGACGAAAGTAAAAAATGGCAAGAAAATAGATATAAACGATTTGGGTTTGTATGGGGGGATGAGCCAGGACCTACAGCGAAAATGGCTGCACGGTTGTTTGCGGAAAAAGGATGTAAAAATATATTGGTTGCTGGATGTGGATATGGAAGAGAATGCGTTTATTTTCACGAAAAAGGTTTCAAGGTGACGGGCATCGACCTTTCCGAGGAAGGGATAAAGTTAGCGAAACATTGGAGCCAAGAAAAAAAATTAGATATCGACTTCTATGTAGACAGTGTTTTGGATATGAAACATCCGAATGATGGGTACGATGCAGTTTTTTCGCATAAGGTTTTTCATCAGTTTCGTTACGAAGACCGGAAAAAAAGTAAGCGTCAAACTCTTCCCACCTAG
- a CDS encoding aldehyde dehydrogenase yields the protein MNELLEKQKRYFQTGETLSLEFRLKQLIRLKETIQKYEQRITDTLKKELHKSPFEAYTTEIGIVYEEINFIMKRLARWMQPKRVPTPLTHFGSTSYVYPEPYGVSLIIAPWNYPFQLAVSPLIGAIAAGNGAVVKPSEYTPAMSALLKTIVSEAFSEEYVTVVEGGVDVSQELLGLRFDHIFFTGSVSVGKIVMAAAAKHLTPVTLELGGKSPAIVDQSAHLELAAKRIVWGKFLNAGQTCIAPDYVLVHKAVKQPLMEKMKRYLDELYGDRDAYGRIVSERHAERLVRFLENGTIIHGGSHDIQQRWIEPTLLDDVTWNDDVMQEEIFGPLLPILTFATIEEAIRTVQDHEKPLALYLFAEDERVQQQVLAQVSFGGGCINDTIMHIANPHLPFGGVGQSGIGAYHGKASFDAFSHYKSVLKQTTKFDIPLRYPNFPNALKWVRKLMG from the coding sequence ATGAACGAATTGCTTGAAAAACAAAAGCGTTATTTTCAAACAGGTGAAACGCTTTCTCTTGAGTTTCGCTTAAAGCAATTAATACGATTAAAAGAAACAATACAAAAATACGAACAGAGGATTACTGATACGTTAAAAAAGGAGTTGCATAAATCGCCATTTGAAGCATATACGACAGAAATCGGGATCGTGTATGAAGAAATAAATTTTATTATGAAGCGGCTTGCTCGTTGGATGCAGCCAAAGCGCGTGCCGACGCCATTGACCCATTTCGGCTCGACAAGCTACGTATATCCTGAGCCATACGGAGTAAGCCTTATTATTGCGCCGTGGAACTACCCGTTTCAGCTTGCAGTTAGTCCGCTTATCGGCGCGATTGCGGCAGGAAATGGTGCGGTAGTGAAACCGTCGGAATATACACCAGCGATGTCAGCGCTGTTGAAAACCATCGTTTCCGAAGCGTTTTCGGAAGAGTATGTCACCGTCGTTGAAGGAGGGGTTGATGTAAGCCAAGAGTTACTTGGCTTGCGCTTTGACCATATTTTTTTCACCGGGAGCGTATCGGTCGGGAAAATCGTCATGGCGGCTGCTGCGAAACACCTTACTCCTGTCACATTAGAACTCGGTGGAAAAAGCCCAGCGATTGTCGATCAGTCTGCTCATCTTGAATTAGCCGCGAAACGAATCGTTTGGGGCAAGTTTTTAAACGCTGGACAAACGTGCATTGCCCCTGATTACGTGCTTGTGCATAAAGCGGTAAAGCAGCCGCTGATGGAAAAAATGAAACGTTATTTGGATGAACTGTACGGCGATCGTGATGCATACGGCCGCATCGTGAGCGAACGGCATGCGGAACGACTCGTTCGTTTTTTAGAAAATGGTACGATTATACACGGTGGAAGCCATGACATCCAACAGCGGTGGATCGAGCCGACGCTATTAGATGATGTGACGTGGAACGATGACGTGATGCAAGAGGAAATTTTCGGCCCGCTTTTGCCGATTCTCACGTTTGCAACGATCGAGGAAGCGATTCGCACGGTACAAGATCACGAAAAACCGCTCGCCCTTTATTTGTTTGCGGAAGATGAGCGCGTCCAGCAACAAGTGCTGGCACAAGTGAGCTTTGGCGGCGGCTGCATCAATGACACGATCATGCACATCGCCAACCCACACTTGCCGTTTGGCGGCGTCGGACAAAGCGGAATCGGCGCTTATCACGGCAAAGCAAGTTTTGATGCCTTCTCCCACTACAAAAGCGTCTTAAAACAAACGACAAAATTCGATATCCCACTCCGCTACCCAAACTTCCCGAATGCGCTGAAGTGGGTAAGGAAGTTGATGGGGTGA
- a CDS encoding ABC transporter ATP-binding protein — protein MKQDAIIRFEGVTKQYDGLVVLDDVSFEMEKGKFYTLLGPSGCGKTTILRLIAGFTEPTEGTIYFHGQPVNHVPANKRQVNTVFQDYALFPHLDVFENVAFGLRVKKMKETDIREKVAEALQFVNLKGYENRRIQEMSGGQRQRVAIARAIVNEPEVLLLDEPLSALDLKLRTEMQYELRELQRRLGITFIFVTHDQEEALAMSDQIFILHKGKIQQSGTPKDIYDEPVNRFVADFIGESNILPGRMVQDFLVEFAGKRFECVDGGFQPNEQVDVVIRPEDLEITAPERGKLRVQVDSQLFRGVHYEICGYDENGNEWLVHSTKKAEVGEEIGLYFEAEAIHVMRVKDDGDEK, from the coding sequence GTGAAACAAGATGCAATCATCCGCTTCGAGGGTGTGACGAAGCAGTATGATGGGCTTGTGGTGTTGGATGATGTGAGTTTTGAAATGGAGAAAGGGAAGTTTTATACGTTGCTTGGGCCGTCAGGGTGCGGGAAGACGACGATTTTGCGCCTGATTGCGGGATTTACCGAGCCGACGGAAGGGACGATTTATTTTCATGGGCAGCCGGTCAACCACGTTCCGGCAAATAAACGCCAAGTGAATACGGTGTTTCAAGACTATGCGCTCTTTCCGCATTTGGACGTATTCGAAAACGTCGCGTTTGGCTTGCGAGTAAAAAAAATGAAAGAAACCGATATTCGCGAAAAAGTAGCGGAGGCGCTTCAGTTTGTCAACTTGAAAGGATATGAAAACAGGAGAATTCAAGAAATGTCCGGCGGGCAGCGGCAGCGGGTAGCGATTGCGCGCGCGATTGTGAACGAGCCGGAAGTGCTGCTTCTTGATGAACCGCTCTCGGCGCTTGATTTAAAGTTGCGAACGGAAATGCAGTATGAGTTGCGGGAGTTGCAGCGCCGGCTTGGCATTACGTTTATTTTTGTCACCCATGACCAAGAAGAAGCGCTGGCGATGTCTGATCAAATTTTTATCTTACATAAAGGAAAAATCCAGCAAAGCGGTACGCCGAAAGATATCTACGACGAGCCGGTCAACCGGTTTGTCGCCGATTTTATCGGAGAGTCGAACATTTTGCCGGGGCGGATGGTTCAAGATTTTCTCGTCGAGTTTGCCGGGAAGCGGTTTGAGTGCGTCGATGGCGGCTTTCAACCAAATGAGCAAGTCGATGTCGTTATTCGCCCGGAAGATTTAGAAATCACTGCACCGGAGCGTGGCAAATTGCGCGTGCAAGTAGATTCGCAGCTGTTCCGCGGAGTGCATTATGAAATTTGTGGCTATGATGAAAACGGCAACGAATGGCTCGTCCACTCGACGAAAAAGGCGGAAGTCGGCGAAGAAATCGGGCTTTATTTTGAAGCGGAAGCGATTCACGTCATGCGTGTAAAGGATGATGGCGATGAAAAGTAG
- a CDS encoding SDR family NAD(P)-dependent oxidoreductase, translating into MKKNVLITGASSGIGYEFAARFAKEGYNIIAVARNKQKLDELKRQLEKTYGITVWIYAKDLSNQNEVHDLYETLKNEQLDVHILVNNAGFGLYGEFVETELQEELNMIDLNIKTLTHLTKCVVLDMVKRNEGKILNVASTAAFQPGPFMAVYYATKAYVLSFSEALSNELRHTNVTVSALCPGPTATGFADRANLQQSKLFKSGVMDVKQVVEAGYRGVMNNKTVIIPGLANKLLAFSVRFMPRKFVTNIVRKVQDRVR; encoded by the coding sequence ATGAAAAAGAACGTATTAATTACAGGGGCATCAAGTGGAATTGGCTATGAATTTGCCGCACGATTTGCGAAGGAAGGGTATAACATTATTGCAGTAGCGCGAAACAAGCAGAAATTAGATGAACTGAAACGTCAGCTAGAAAAAACATACGGAATAACCGTATGGATATATGCTAAAGATTTATCGAATCAAAACGAAGTTCATGATTTGTATGAAACATTAAAAAATGAACAGCTGGACGTTCATATCCTAGTCAATAACGCAGGATTTGGGTTGTACGGAGAATTTGTGGAGACTGAGTTACAAGAAGAATTAAATATGATTGACTTAAATATAAAAACGCTCACTCATTTGACGAAGTGTGTCGTCTTAGATATGGTAAAAAGAAACGAAGGGAAAATTTTAAACGTAGCATCAACCGCTGCTTTCCAACCAGGTCCATTCATGGCTGTATATTATGCGACGAAAGCGTATGTGTTATCTTTTTCAGAAGCGCTAAGTAACGAGTTGCGACACACGAATGTAACTGTGAGCGCGTTATGCCCAGGACCAACGGCGACAGGATTTGCCGATCGGGCGAACTTACAACAATCAAAATTGTTTAAAAGCGGTGTGATGGATGTCAAACAAGTGGTGGAGGCTGGTTACAGAGGAGTAATGAACAATAAAACCGTCATTATTCCGGGGCTGGCGAATAAACTCCTCGCATTTAGTGTTCGCTTTATGCCACGTAAATTCGTTACGAATATTGTCAGAAAGGTTCAAGATCGGGTGCGATGA
- a CDS encoding ABC transporter permease, with amino-acid sequence MKSSVRNVYLFPYILWIALCVVAPIALIVYDSFFDIEGHWTLENYEKFFTPIYLKMALSSFWYAFLITIFSLIIAYPTAYLLTKTKHKQLWLLMIILPTWVNLLLKVYAFLGIFGMFGLANAILETVGIGTKQILFTDFSFVFVSVYIFIPFMVLPIFNALEEMNPSLVDAARDLGASGWTTFRRVVFPLTLDGVKAGCQAVFIPALSLFMITRLIAGNRVITLGTAIEEHFLVTQDWGMGATIAVFLIMIMALVVIVTGNRR; translated from the coding sequence ATGAAAAGTAGCGTGCGCAACGTCTATTTATTTCCATACATTTTGTGGATCGCTTTATGTGTTGTCGCACCGATTGCGTTGATTGTATATGATTCATTTTTCGACATTGAAGGGCATTGGACGCTTGAAAACTATGAGAAATTTTTTACGCCGATTTATTTAAAAATGGCGCTTAGTTCGTTTTGGTACGCGTTTTTAATTACGATCTTTTCGCTTATCATCGCCTACCCAACGGCGTATTTGTTGACGAAAACAAAGCATAAGCAGTTATGGCTATTGATGATTATTTTGCCAACTTGGGTGAATTTGTTGTTAAAGGTGTATGCATTTTTAGGGATTTTCGGCATGTTCGGGTTGGCAAATGCGATTTTAGAAACGGTCGGCATCGGCACAAAGCAAATTTTATTTACCGATTTTAGCTTTGTATTTGTGTCGGTCTATATTTTTATTCCGTTTATGGTGCTTCCGATTTTTAATGCGCTCGAAGAGATGAATCCGTCGCTTGTCGATGCGGCGCGCGACTTGGGCGCTTCGGGGTGGACGACATTTCGCCGCGTCGTGTTTCCACTCACGCTTGATGGCGTAAAAGCAGGGTGTCAGGCCGTCTTTATTCCTGCGCTTTCGCTCTTTATGATTACCCGCTTAATTGCCGGCAACCGCGTCATTACGCTCGGTACGGCCATCGAAGAGCATTTCCTTGTCACCCAAGACTGGGGGATGGGGGCGACAATTGCCGTATTTTTAATTATGATCATGGCATTGGTCGTTATTGTGACAGGGAATCGGAGGTGA